A segment of the Petroclostridium xylanilyticum genome:
GCTCCCAAGAACAACTTTGCAGTCTCGCAAAAACAGCATTATCAGCAAACTTAAAAAAAAAAAATCATTGAAAAATAAAAATTTGTTTCGTCCACCCCTTCATTTTTTCGGCTTAAAAAGTGAAGGGGTATTTTTTATCCCTTATTGCTCTTTGAAAAATTACCGGCAAAGGCTCGCTTGCGAGTCTCATAACCGGTCCCATATCCAGCGGCTCAAATACGTTAGCCGTTCAGCCGGAAACGGAAAGCGACATTGGCAAGCACGCGTAGACTGCCTGCGGATCGGTCAAGCCTATCCGTAAAAACGATAGCATCAAAGGCGACGAGCGAGAAATGCCTGGCCATAAAACAGTCTGTGGTGGACTGTATCGCGTTGACCTGAACGGCCTATAATGATACTCCCGCATAGTCGAGGTTAGGTCCCAGAGTGCGGCCCGGAGGTTCTCGGGGAGGTGGAATTCCTGTGATGCCTGCTGACCACAGGCAGTTTGAGCTGTTGCCCCGGTGCTTGGGAAGCAGCGGCAAATAGAGCACAGGATGAAGAATGATAACAAGCTTAACCGCTTTGATATCAGAAACTATGCAGCGGAACTCAAATCCGCTGCATCCTTGTGGTATTAAAGCAAAATGTAAAGGGGGATAAAACCATGTCGCAAACTCAAATAACCAATGAAATCAAGTACAAAATGGCGCTTTCGCTGCTGAATAGCATGCTTGAAAAAGGCCTTATTACTCTTTCTGAATTGAAAGAAATTGACAGATTAAATCGGAATTCATTCACTCCATCCCTGGCGGAGGTATAGGTGTAAAAACACTTGATATGGCTGGATTTGTGTGGTACTGTGTGTTGCTGATAAAGCATCATGTACTGAAAAGTGAAAGGAGGAAGCGTATGCCAAAAGTAAGAGTCATCAAGCCCATCCATCGTATGGAAGCAGAAGCTGAAGCTCCGAAACTGCGGGTGTGCGCATACTGCCGGGTCAGCTCGGACCACACCGGGCAGCTGCAATCCTTTTCAGCACAGGTGGAGTACTACACCCGGCTGATAGAAAGCAACGATGCCTGGACTTTTGCGGGAATTTATGCAGACGAAGGCATCAGCGGCACCGGCAAAGACAAGCGTGACGAGTTTCTAAGGCTGATTGCCGACTGTGAAGCCAAAAAGGTGGACATGGTCATCACCAAGTCCATATCCAGATTTGCAAGAAACACCGCCGACTGCATTGAGACGGTGAGAAAGCTGAAAGCGCTAGGGATTGCCGTTTTTTTTGAGAAAGAAAACATCAACATCATGTCCGCTGAAAGCGAGCTGCTGATGACGGTTTTAAGCTCCATTGCCCAGGAGGAATCCATTTCTACATCCAAAAACAACCGGTGGGCGATACAAAAAAGGTTCATGAAAGGCGAATGGAAGCCTTCCTACCTTCCCTACGGCTATATGAAGGGTAAGGACGGAGGAATCGTCATCAATGAAGAAGAAGCCGCTATTGTAAAAAGGATTTATACTGACTACCTGAACGGGAAAGGAACGTACGTCATCGCAAAAGAGCTCACGGAAGAAGGAGTTCCAACAAGAAAAGGGGCGGAAGCCTGGGGAGAAAATGTGGTGAAGGAAATCCTGACCAATGAAAAATACTACGGCGACATGCTCCTTCAGAAGACCTTTACCACCGACACATTGCCCTTTCAGCGGAAGCGGAACCGGGGACAGAAACAATGCTACTGCATCGCCAACGACCATGAACCCATTATTCCAAAAGAGCAAGCTAAACGGGTCAGGGAAATCATGGAGCAGCGAAAAATTGAAAAAGCCATGGTGGATACCGACACCCGGAAATACAACCAACGGTACCCCTTCAGCAGCAAAATCCAATGCGGTGAATGCGGGAGTAATTTTAAAAGGCAAATCATATTCAAAGGCAAACCTTATGAAACAGTGCAGTGGTGCTGCACGAGGCATATCAGAAACCGGATGGAATGCAGCATGACAGCTGTCAAGGACAATCACATCAAAGCTGCGTTCATCAATCTATATAACAAGCTAAAAAGCAATTATGACAAAATATTAACCCCACTGGCCGAGGATTTGAAAAAGCTTCACTGCGGCAGGGAGTATGAATCCCAGGTCAGGAAAATCAACAAAAAAATAACGGAACTTACGGAACAGAGTCATGTATTAAGTAGACTGAGGTCGAAAGGATATCTTGACTCTGTTCTTTTTATTGAGCAAAGCAACCTGATCACCAAGCAGCTCTGCGAAGCCAAAAAGCAGCGAAGCAAGCTGTTTGAACACAGCGGATTTAATGACGAGGCCGCCAGGACGGAGGAACTGATTGCTTTCCTCAAAAAGCAGGATGACTTTATGGAGAGCTTTGATGAAAGCATATTTTCGCTGATGGTAGAAAAGATCATCGTAAGATCCAAACTTGAAATCGCCTTCCGCCTGATCAACGGACTGGAGCTTCCGGAAATCATCGGAGAGGAAGTGGGCTAAATGGCGCAAAGACATACGCCCTTCGGCTATAAAATCATAGACGGAGCCGTAGCCATCGAACCGGAAAAAGCAGACCTGATCAGGAAAATGTTCAATGATTTTATATCGGGAATATCTTTAAACCAGATGGCAAAGGCCCTAACGGAAATGAAGGTTCTCAATGCCAACGGAAAACCCTCCTGGAATCACGGTTCCATCGGAAAAATCTTGAGCAACTGTAAATACACCGGAAGCGACTTCTATCCTGCCATTATCCCGGAGGAAGTATTCAATGCTGCTAATAGGCTCAGGGAAGAAAAGAACGCCCGGCTTGGCAGAAATGTCAATTACTTTGCCAACGGCATCTCCAGTGCTTATCCCTTCAGCGGCAGGTTGATATGCGGGGAATGCGGGAGTATTTTCAAAAGGTACACCGAACATCATGACAGGAACAAGAAATGCAACTGGAAATGCAAACGGTATATCGTTGACAACAGAGTATGCTGCAAAAGCGGTGTGGTTGATGATAAGCAGCTTAAAGCAGGCTTTATACAAATTATCAACCGGGTAATGGAGAGTCCTGAAATGATAGAAAAGCGTCCAGCAGTTAATGCTGTGACTGAGAGTGTTGAATTAAGAAAGATAAAAATGCAAATATCCAGCGGACTCGGTCAAAACGGCCTGAAACCGTCGGAGATGGCACAGCTGCTATTCAAAAGGGCTGTAGAACAATATCGAATCTCCCAGGTGGATGACTTTGAATATAAAACCAGGAAATTGAAAGCGGTGCTTGAGAGCTTCAAGCCCATTAAAGCATTTGATGAGGCTTTATTCAAAGCAACCATCAAAAGCATTACGGTAGAAAGCACCGGGCAGCTCCGGTTTGAACTAATCAATGGAGTGGTGCTGGGCACACCATATAAACTACGGGGAAAAGGAGGAAAAACCCATGGCGATGGGACAAAGAACAGTATCGGTAATTCCGGCAAATCCGATTTATGATTTCAAGGAAAAAGCAAAGATAAAAAAGCTGAGAGTGGCTGCCTACTGCCGGGTCAGTACGGAGCTGGAGGAACAGCAGTCCAGCTACCAGGCACAGGTGGATTATTACACGATGGAAATTATGAAAAACCCAGGCTGGAAGTTTGCAGGCATCTATGCCGATGAGGTGCGCCCAGACTAGGGCTTTGTTTAAAGTAGAATTTATGGAACTACACTGCAAGATAACGCAGTAGTCAACCTATCTTACTGCAAGGGGAAACCCGATACAGGAACATAGCATGATAGGAAAGCGACAAGTTGGCTTAGGACAAAAGCCACGACTTATGTTGCAATGACAAGTGGATATGAGGATAAGATTGTATTTATCGAATGTGAGGTCTAAGCTGCCATTGCGTAGGGTCTAAGGAAATGTCCTGATACCTTAGCTGTAACATCTATATGTACCTTCGTCGCATATAGAGTTATCAATAAATTACAGAGCAGGCACGAGAACGTGTTATAACAGACTGAAAGCATATCCGACAATCCACATTTCCAAGAAACAAAGCTAAACTGGGGATTACCTAAGCAAGTTTCACTTGTATGGTAACAGAGTTTCCATAGTAGTCCGAGATGAGTAAGGCTCATTACATGGCGAAGGGAAACAGTTAATAAATTTCAAAATTAGAAAGTTGAAAGGCAGGAGAATCCTGAATGAAACCAACAGCTGAAATTTTGGAGCGTATCAATAAAAATTCAAATGAGCACAAAGATGGAGTATATACTCGCTTATACCGTTATCTTTTAAGGGAAGATATTTATTACAGTGCATACCAAAAATTATATTCCAATAAAGGAGCATCAACTGAAGGTATTGATAATGATACTGCTGATGGATTTGGAAAGAAATATGTAGAAAGTTCAATAGAAGAATTAAGCAATAATACTTATAAACCCAAGCCGGTACGCAGAGAATATATCAAGAAATCCAATGGGAAAATGCGACCTTTAGGAATACCGTCATTTAGAGATAAGCTATTACAAGAAGTTATGCGTAGATTTTTAGAAGCTATTTATGAACCGATTTTTAGTGATTTTTCACATGGATTTAGACCTAATAGAAGTTGTCACACTGCATTAAAGCAGACACTTCCATATTTCAAAGGTGCAAGATGGTTTATAGAAGGAGATATAAAAGGCTGTTTTGATAATATTGACCATGATAAGCTTATTGAAATATTACAAAGAAAAATTAAAGACAGTAAGTTTATAAACATTATTCGTAGTTTTCTAAAGGCAGGATATATAGAGGATTTCAGATATAACCAAACATATTCTGGAACACCTCAAGGAGGGATTTTATCCCCAATACTTGCCAATATTTATCTGAATGAATTGGATAATAAAATCATGGAGATTAAACAAAACTTCGATAAGCCGGCAACAAGGTGTGTAAATCCAACATACGACGAGATTAGAGGGAAAAGATATTGGTTACAGCAGAAACTTAAAAATGCTACTGATGAAGAAAAACCGGTTCTGATTTCAAGAATTAATGAATATAGTAAGAAACTTTTGAAATTACCCTATAAATCACAAACGGATAAAAATATAGCTTTTGTAAGATATGCTGATGACTTTTTAATAGCAGTAAGAGGAAATAAAGAAGATTGCATTAAAATTAAAGAACAATTAAGAGAATTTCTAAATGATGAATTAAAGCTTACCTTAAGTGATGAAAAGACTTTGATTACTCACAGTAGTGAAAAAGTTAGGTTCTTAGGATATGACATTTCAGTTAGACGTAATCAACAAATATCAACTAATTCATTAGGACACAAGAAACGTCAGCTGAATGGCACTGTAGAATTATTAGTTCCTTTAGAGAAGATAGAAAAGTTTATGTTTGATAAAGGTATCATTAGACAGAGCAAAGCTAAAAAGTTTCACCCGATACACAGAAAAGGATGGCTATATCTCCCAGACCAAGAAATCTTGGAAAGATACAATGCTGAAATTCGTGGAATACTCAATTATTACCACCTAGCCAACAATTATAATAAACTTAATTATTTTCAATACTTGATGGAATATAGCTGCCTTGCAACTTTAGCAGGAAAGCATAATTCTTCAATAAGTAAAGTAATTGACAAATATAAAAGCGGCAAAGGTTGGGCAATAAAATATAAAACAGAAAAAGGTAAAACACGAGAAAAGAGAATTGTAAAACTTCAAGATTGCAAAGGGTTCTGTGATGATAATATTGTTAGACACATTTATTCTGTAAATACCAATGCTACTATTAGAGCAAGACTGCAAGCAGGAGTTTGCGAGCTTTGCGGTAGCAGGGGAAAGTCTAATTATGAGGTTCACCATGTTTCAAGTGTAAAGGGACTAGAAGGCAATAAGCTTTGGGAGCAGATAATGAAAATCAAAAATAGAAAAACATTAGTGGTATGCGAGGATTGCCATAAGGCAATACATAGTTAATTTGAATTTTAAAATGATATGGTAATTATTAACGGAGAGCCGTATACGTCGAGAGGTGTACGTACGGTTCGGTGGCGAGGGATTTTGTGCCCTTAGCCTATGGCATATCCGGTACCAGCACAAAAAACAGGACAGGATTCAATAAATTGATTGAAGACTGCATGGCAGGCAAGATTGACCTGGTGCTGACAAAATCCATCAGCCGTTTTGCACGAAACACCCTTGACTGCATTCAATACATACGGAAACTGAAAGAAAAAAACATCGGCGTGTTCTTCGAAAAAGAAAATGTCAACACCCTGGACAGTACCGGAGAATTTCTCATCACCATCCTCGGAAGCCTCGCCCAGGAAGAAAGCCGATCCTTAAGCACCAACACAAGGTGGGGCGTGGTCCGCCGGTTCGAAAAAGGACAGGTTATGGTCAATCATAATAAGTTTTTAGGTTATACAAAGAATGAGGCCGGTGAATTGGTGATAGTGCCGGAGGAAGCAGAAATAGTAAGGCTGATTTTCAGGCTGTATTTAGAGGGTCTAAGCATTACCCAAATCAAAAAGTACCTAGAGGAAAACGGCATTAAAACCGTTACCGGAAAGAACCAATGGTCTACTACTACCATCAACAACATGCTCTCCAACGAGAAGTATATGGGAGATGCCTTGCTGCAAAAAAGCTACACCGTAGACTACCTCACAAAGAAAAGAGTTAAAAACAATGGAATTGTCCCACAATATTATGTGGAGGACAGCCATCCGGCCATAATTTCCAAAGACTTGTTTCACCGGATACAGGAAGAAAAAGCACGCCGGGCTAACATTAAAAAGACAGCAGAAAAAAGAGCCAAAACCGACAGCGGGAAATACAGCTCAATATATGCTCTCACCGAATTGTTGACATGCGGGGAGTGCGGCAAGCCTTACAGACGGGTTTCCTGGACTGCCTACAGCGAGAAAAGGATTGTGTGGCGGTGCTTAAACAGGCTGGAGTACGGGAAAAAACACTGCCAAAAGTCCCCGACCATCGACGAAGAAGTTTTACATAGGGCCATTATGGATGCTTTCAATTCGCTCATACAGGACAAAGAAGATTTTGTGGACACTCTCCAGTCTAATATTCAGCTGGTAATGAGCAACCGGGCGAAACGGATGGACATAGCAAAAATTGAGGAAAGGATCGCGGAATTAAAAAAAGAGATGATAGGCTTCGTAGAGGAAAATGCAAGATGTGGAGCAGATAATACAGACTTTGACGAGCACTATGCCAAAATCTCTGCCGAGCTGAAAGAGCTTCAGGAGATAAAA
Coding sequences within it:
- a CDS encoding recombinase family protein; its protein translation is MEYYTRLIESNDAWTFAGIYADEGISGTGKDKRDEFLRLIADCEAKKVDMVITKSISRFARNTADCIETVRKLKALGIAVFFEKENINIMSAESELLMTVLSSIAQEESISTSKNNRWAIQKRFMKGEWKPSYLPYGYMKGKDGGIVINEEEAAIVKRIYTDYLNGKGTYVIAKELTEEGVPTRKGAEAWGENVVKEILTNEKYYGDMLLQKTFTTDTLPFQRKRNRGQKQCYCIANDHEPIIPKEQAKRVREIMEQRKIEKAMVDTDTRKYNQRYPFSSKIQCGECGSNFKRQIIFKGKPYETVQWCCTRHIRNRMECSMTAVKDNHIKAAFINLYNKLKSNYDKILTPLAEDLKKLHCGREYESQVRKINKKITELTEQSHVLSRLRSKGYLDSVLFIEQSNLITKQLCEAKKQRSKLFEHSGFNDEAARTEELIAFLKKQDDFMESFDESIFSLMVEKIIVRSKLEIAFRLINGLELPEIIGEEVG
- a CDS encoding SHOCT domain-containing protein, which gives rise to MSQTQITNEIKYKMALSLLNSMLEKGLITLSELKEIDRLNRNSFTPSLAEV
- a CDS encoding recombinase family protein — translated: MAQRHTPFGYKIIDGAVAIEPEKADLIRKMFNDFISGISLNQMAKALTEMKVLNANGKPSWNHGSIGKILSNCKYTGSDFYPAIIPEEVFNAANRLREEKNARLGRNVNYFANGISSAYPFSGRLICGECGSIFKRYTEHHDRNKKCNWKCKRYIVDNRVCCKSGVVDDKQLKAGFIQIINRVMESPEMIEKRPAVNAVTESVELRKIKMQISSGLGQNGLKPSEMAQLLFKRAVEQYRISQVDDFEYKTRKLKAVLESFKPIKAFDEALFKATIKSITVESTGQLRFELINGVVLGTPYKLRGKGGKTHGDGTKNSIGNSGKSDL
- a CDS encoding recombinase family protein, translating into MPLAYGISGTSTKNRTGFNKLIEDCMAGKIDLVLTKSISRFARNTLDCIQYIRKLKEKNIGVFFEKENVNTLDSTGEFLITILGSLAQEESRSLSTNTRWGVVRRFEKGQVMVNHNKFLGYTKNEAGELVIVPEEAEIVRLIFRLYLEGLSITQIKKYLEENGIKTVTGKNQWSTTTINNMLSNEKYMGDALLQKSYTVDYLTKKRVKNNGIVPQYYVEDSHPAIISKDLFHRIQEEKARRANIKKTAEKRAKTDSGKYSSIYALTELLTCGECGKPYRRVSWTAYSEKRIVWRCLNRLEYGKKHCQKSPTIDEEVLHRAIMDAFNSLIQDKEDFVDTLQSNIQLVMSNRAKRMDIAKIEERIAELKKEMIGFVEENARCGADNTDFDEHYAKISAELKELQEIKTQYTEQQARQDSFQRRIEDMKKFLNTADCKLSGFDNQLVRQLIQSIKVVSKDKILIKFKSGLEMEQELAKK
- the ltrA gene encoding group II intron reverse transcriptase/maturase, producing the protein MKPTAEILERINKNSNEHKDGVYTRLYRYLLREDIYYSAYQKLYSNKGASTEGIDNDTADGFGKKYVESSIEELSNNTYKPKPVRREYIKKSNGKMRPLGIPSFRDKLLQEVMRRFLEAIYEPIFSDFSHGFRPNRSCHTALKQTLPYFKGARWFIEGDIKGCFDNIDHDKLIEILQRKIKDSKFINIIRSFLKAGYIEDFRYNQTYSGTPQGGILSPILANIYLNELDNKIMEIKQNFDKPATRCVNPTYDEIRGKRYWLQQKLKNATDEEKPVLISRINEYSKKLLKLPYKSQTDKNIAFVRYADDFLIAVRGNKEDCIKIKEQLREFLNDELKLTLSDEKTLITHSSEKVRFLGYDISVRRNQQISTNSLGHKKRQLNGTVELLVPLEKIEKFMFDKGIIRQSKAKKFHPIHRKGWLYLPDQEILERYNAEIRGILNYYHLANNYNKLNYFQYLMEYSCLATLAGKHNSSISKVIDKYKSGKGWAIKYKTEKGKTREKRIVKLQDCKGFCDDNIVRHIYSVNTNATIRARLQAGVCELCGSRGKSNYEVHHVSSVKGLEGNKLWEQIMKIKNRKTLVVCEDCHKAIHS